One Ochotona princeps isolate mOchPri1 chromosome 7, mOchPri1.hap1, whole genome shotgun sequence genomic window carries:
- the PDHA2 gene encoding pyruvate dehydrogenase E1 component subunit alpha, testis-specific form, mitochondrial → MRKMLAAMVSRVLSGVTRKPARRVLVASCNYSSDAMFEIKKCDLYLLDEGPPLTAVLTREDGLRYYRMMRVVRRMELKADQLYKQKFIRGFCHLCDGQEACCVGLEAGINASDHVITSYRAHGVCYTRGLSVRSILAELTGRRGGCAKGKGGSMHMYAKNFYGGNGIVGAQVPLGAGIALACKYRGNKEICLALYGDGAANQGQIAEAYNMAALWKLPCIFICENNLYGMGTSVERAAASGDYYRRGHFIPGLRVDGMDILCVREATRFAAEYCRSGKGPILMELQTYRYHGHSMSDPGVSYRTREEIQKVRSKSDPIMLLQERMVNSKLASIEELKEIDAEVRKDIDDAAQFATTEPEPLVEELGHHIYHSNPPFEVRGANQWLKFKSVS, encoded by the coding sequence ATGAGGAAGATGCTGGCTGCCATGGTCTCCCGTGTGCTGTCAGGGGTTACTCGGAAGCCAGCTCGCAGAGTGCTGGTAGCCTCCTGCAACTACTCCAGCGATGCTATGTTTGAAATTAAGAAGTGCGACCTGTATCTGTTGGACGAGGGCCCTCCGCTCACTGCCGTCCTCACCCGGGAAGATGGGCTCAGGTACTACAGGATGATGCGGGTGGTTCGCCGCATGGAACTGAAGGCCGATCAGCTGTACAAACAGAAATTTATCCGTGGCTTCTGCCACTTGTGTGATGGCCAGGAAGCCTGTTGTGTGGGGCTCGAGGCAGGTATAAATGCCTCGGATCATGTCATCACGTCTTACCGTGCTCACGGCGTCTGCTACACCCGTGGCCTGTCCGTGCGCTCAATTCTCGCCGAGCTGACGGGCCGAAGAGGAGGCTGTGCTAAAGGAAAGGGAGGATCGATGCATATGTACGCCAAGAATTTCTACGGGGGCAATGGCATTGTGGGTGCCCAGGTACCGCTAGGAGCCGGTATCGCGCTAGCTTGCAAATACAGGGGAAACAAAGAGATTTGCCTGGCTTTGTATGGGGATGGTGCGGCTAACCAGGGTCAGATAGCCGAGGCTTACAATATGGCGGCTTTGTGGAAATTACCTTGTATTTTTATCTGTGAGAATAACCTCTATGGAATGGGAACATCTGttgagagagcagcagccagcggTGATTATTACAGGAGAGGCCATTTTATTCCCGGGCTCAGGGTGGATGGAATGGACATCCTGTGCGTTAGAGAGGCCACGAGGTTTGCAGCTGAGTATTGTCGATCCGGAAAGGGGCCCATACTTATGGAGCTGCAGACCTACCGGTACCACGGACACAGCATGAGCGACCCTGGTGTTAGTTACCGTACACGAGAAGAAATCCAGAAAGTAAGAAGTAAGAGCGATCCTATTATGCTTCTCCAGGAGAGAATGGTGAACAGCAAGCTCGCCAGCATTGAAGAACTCAAGGAAATCGATGCTGAAGTGAGGAAAGACATTGATGATGCAGCCCAGTTTGCTACAACTGAGCCTGAACCGCTTGTAGAAGAGTTAGGCCATCACATTTACCACAGTAATCCACCCTTTGAAGTTCGTGGTGCAAATCAGTGGCTCAAGTTTAAGTCTGTGAGTTAA